In Aestuariibaculum lutulentum, one DNA window encodes the following:
- a CDS encoding TonB-dependent receptor, with the protein MKHVVFSLCMLFSCVILAQDKYTIRGVLKDKANGETIIGATVFLQGTSNGAITNEYGFYSLTVPKGDYTILVSYLGYNTITKSISLSADITLDFELEESATSLNEVVIVAEESEQIAIKKPQMSVSKLNAGTIKQIPVVMGEVDVLKSIQTLPGVTNNGEGSSGFNVRGGAADQNLVLLDEAIIYNTSHFFGFFSVFNADAIKDIKLYKGDIPANFGGRVSSVLDVRQKDGNSKNFSLNGGVGLISSRLAAEGPVFGDKGSFLIAGRTSYAHLLMKAIEDLKDDKISFYDLNLKTNYQINDNNRIYLSGYFGRDVFNLSTVIENNYGNATGNLRWNHIFNDKLFSNLSFIYSKYDYQIILDFIELDWIADIKNYNLKYDLKYYLNDKINLDFGVSGISYNLNPGEVMPSSESSSINYLKLDDKRAFEGGLYVSAEHEITKNLSAQYGLRFSTFSRLGGQSMTNYVNDQPVVYNPELDIYERGEASGETYFKNGESIKDFSNFEPRLGLSYQLNNNTALKASYTKSTQYLHLLSNTSSVTPLDVWTPSGQYIKPQISNQYAMGYFRKFKNNTYALELETYYKTIDNRIDYIDGSDLIGNNNIETEILNGEARAYGLELLLRKNKGNFTGWFAYTLSKSEQRTLGGKAGGPGINNGDWYNTPYDRTHDISVTGSYKLNNKWSFSSNLIFQTGRPVTYPNGQYNYEGLSVATYANRNEDRLPSYHRLDLSATYKPNRKPENRWKGEWVFGIYNVYNRKNAASISFNQNDQTGLNEASRISIFGIIPSVAYNFKF; encoded by the coding sequence ATGAAACACGTTGTGTTTAGCTTATGTATGTTATTTAGCTGTGTTATTCTGGCACAGGATAAATATACCATTCGGGGAGTTTTAAAAGATAAAGCCAATGGTGAAACCATTATTGGAGCAACAGTCTTTTTGCAAGGCACATCGAACGGTGCAATTACCAATGAATATGGTTTTTATTCGTTAACAGTCCCTAAAGGGGATTATACAATTTTAGTTTCCTATTTGGGGTATAATACTATTACAAAATCTATTAGTTTATCAGCTGATATAACTTTAGATTTTGAACTTGAAGAATCGGCAACCTCATTAAATGAAGTTGTAATTGTAGCCGAGGAATCCGAGCAGATTGCTATTAAAAAACCTCAAATGAGTGTTTCTAAATTAAATGCCGGTACTATTAAACAGATTCCTGTAGTTATGGGTGAGGTCGATGTTTTGAAATCTATTCAAACTCTTCCTGGAGTTACCAATAATGGAGAAGGTTCTTCCGGTTTTAATGTGCGTGGAGGTGCAGCCGATCAGAATTTGGTGCTACTTGATGAAGCTATTATTTATAACACATCTCACTTTTTTGGTTTCTTTTCGGTGTTTAATGCCGATGCTATTAAAGATATAAAGCTTTATAAAGGTGATATCCCGGCTAATTTTGGAGGACGTGTGTCATCTGTATTAGATGTGCGTCAAAAGGATGGAAACAGCAAGAATTTTAGCTTAAATGGAGGTGTTGGGCTTATATCAAGTAGGTTGGCTGCAGAAGGTCCTGTATTTGGTGATAAAGGATCGTTTTTAATCGCCGGAAGAACATCGTATGCGCATTTATTAATGAAAGCTATAGAGGATTTAAAAGATGATAAAATTTCGTTTTACGATTTAAACTTAAAAACCAATTATCAGATAAACGATAATAACCGAATTTATCTATCCGGATATTTTGGTCGTGATGTGTTTAATCTATCTACGGTTATTGAAAATAACTATGGGAATGCGACAGGAAACCTTAGATGGAATCATATTTTTAATGATAAATTGTTTTCTAATTTATCATTTATTTATAGCAAGTACGATTATCAAATTATCCTTGATTTTATTGAGTTAGATTGGATTGCCGATATTAAAAATTACAACCTTAAATACGATTTAAAGTACTATTTAAATGATAAAATAAATCTGGATTTCGGAGTTAGTGGTATATCCTATAATTTGAATCCTGGAGAGGTAATGCCAAGCTCAGAAAGTTCTTCAATTAATTATTTAAAATTAGATGATAAACGTGCTTTCGAAGGTGGTTTATATGTTAGTGCTGAGCATGAAATAACTAAAAACCTATCGGCACAGTACGGATTACGTTTCAGTACGTTTTCCAGATTAGGAGGTCAGAGTATGACCAATTATGTTAACGACCAACCCGTTGTTTATAATCCGGAATTGGATATTTACGAGCGTGGTGAAGCATCCGGAGAAACCTATTTTAAAAATGGTGAAAGTATTAAAGATTTCAGCAATTTTGAGCCGCGTTTAGGCTTATCTTATCAGTTGAATAATAATACAGCTTTAAAAGCGAGTTATACCAAATCAACGCAGTATTTACATTTATTGTCTAATACATCTTCTGTTACGCCTTTAGATGTATGGACACCTAGTGGGCAGTATATAAAACCTCAAATTTCGAATCAGTATGCGATGGGGTATTTCAGAAAGTTTAAAAACAATACTTACGCTCTAGAATTAGAAACCTATTACAAGACAATTGACAACCGAATTGATTATATAGATGGGTCTGATTTAATCGGAAATAATAATATAGAAACCGAAATTTTAAATGGTGAAGCACGTGCTTATGGTTTAGAGTTACTGTTGAGAAAGAATAAGGGAAATTTCACAGGTTGGTTTGCTTATACCTTATCGAAATCTGAACAACGAACTTTAGGCGGAAAGGCCGGAGGTCCGGGAATAAATAATGGCGACTGGTATAATACGCCTTACGATAGGACCCATGATATTTCGGTAACAGGAAGCTATAAGTTAAATAACAAATGGAGTTTTAGTTCGAATTTAATATTTCAAACTGGAAGACCGGTAACCTATCCAAACGGACAATATAATTACGAGGGGCTCTCAGTGGCAACGTATGCGAATAGAAATGAAGATCGTTTACCAAGCTACCACAGGTTAGATTTATCGGCAACTTATAAGCCTAATAGAAAGCCAGAGAACCGTTGGAAAGGCGAGTGGGTATTTGGTATTTATAACGTGTATAACAGAAAGAATGCGGCTTCTATTTCGTTTAATCAAAACGATCAAACAGGGTTAAATGAAGCATCGCGAATTTCAATATTCGGAATTATTCCTTCAGTAGCTTACAATTTTAAATTTTAA
- a CDS encoding OmpH family outer membrane protein: MKKVFYLAAVAVALTSCQKQAKIGFVDNGVVINDYQEKKDVETKYEEKEAAFRKKADSIGQAFQMEVQSKQAEAQKSSQAKAQELMAGLQQKQQQLQQQMQVEQQMMQQAFQADIDSVINHVKAFVKDYGKDNGYTYILGTSEAAATVMYGVEEDDLTKTITDALNEAYKK; this comes from the coding sequence ATGAAGAAAGTATTTTATCTTGCTGCAGTAGCTGTGGCTTTAACATCTTGCCAGAAACAGGCAAAAATTGGATTTGTAGATAATGGAGTGGTGATTAATGATTACCAGGAGAAAAAAGATGTTGAAACAAAATATGAAGAGAAAGAAGCTGCTTTTAGAAAAAAAGCAGATAGTATAGGTCAGGCGTTTCAAATGGAAGTTCAGTCAAAGCAGGCTGAAGCTCAAAAATCTTCTCAGGCAAAGGCACAAGAATTAATGGCTGGTTTACAACAAAAGCAACAACAGTTACAGCAACAAATGCAAGTGGAACAGCAAATGATGCAACAAGCATTTCAAGCCGATATCGATTCTGTTATTAACCACGTTAAAGCTTTTGTGAAAGATTATGGAAAAGATAATGGTTATACATATATTTTAGGAACCAGTGAGGCTGCCGCTACTGTAATGTATGGTGTAGAAGAAGACGATTTAACAAAAACAATTACCGATGCTTTAAACGAAGCATATAAAAAGTAA
- a CDS encoding class I SAM-dependent methyltransferase, with amino-acid sequence MVKENETKVYLNVKDHSVSGEEFRLIKNSDFGFLETTPQPSLEKLPDYYKSEDYISHTDAKRNTFEKVYHIVRSYALNKKLQLINSFSSESKTILDIGCGTGDFLQTVQKNGWTVFGIEPNKEARGVANQKTHDSVFDVDQLSKFENYSFDVITLWHVLEHLPDLEDQISNFKKLLKPNGTLVIAVPNFKSYDAKYYKSFWAAFDVPRHLWHFDADSISKLFASVAMEVVKIKPMLFDAFYVSLLSEKYKTGKMNFLNGFLVGLRSNVKAMSSKEASSLIYVLRNVKN; translated from the coding sequence GTGGTAAAAGAAAACGAAACAAAAGTGTATTTAAATGTAAAAGATCATTCCGTTTCAGGAGAAGAATTTCGATTAATTAAAAATTCAGATTTTGGATTTTTAGAAACCACACCACAACCCAGTTTAGAAAAATTACCCGACTATTATAAAAGCGAAGATTACATTTCGCATACCGATGCGAAGCGAAATACTTTTGAAAAAGTATATCATATTGTTCGGTCGTATGCTTTAAATAAAAAACTGCAATTAATAAATTCCTTTTCATCGGAATCTAAAACCATTTTAGATATTGGATGCGGAACCGGAGATTTTTTGCAAACCGTACAAAAAAATGGTTGGACCGTTTTTGGTATTGAACCAAATAAAGAGGCTAGGGGAGTAGCAAATCAAAAAACGCATGATTCGGTTTTTGACGTCGATCAACTTTCAAAATTTGAAAATTATAGTTTTGATGTTATTACGCTTTGGCATGTTCTTGAACATTTACCAGATTTAGAAGATCAGATATCTAATTTTAAAAAACTTTTAAAACCAAACGGCACTTTGGTAATTGCGGTTCCGAATTTTAAAAGTTACGATGCCAAATATTATAAATCGTTTTGGGCTGCTTTCGATGTGCCGAGACACTTATGGCATTTTGATGCTGATTCTATTTCAAAATTATTTGCATCAGTAGCTATGGAGGTCGTAAAAATAAAACCGATGTTGTTTGATGCGTTTTATGTAAGTCTGCTTTCTGAAAAGTACAAAACCGGAAAGATGAATTTTCTAAACGGATTTTTGGTGGGTTTACGATCAAATGTAAAAGCGATGTCTTCAAAAGAGGCTTCTTCCTTAATTTATGTTCTCAGAAACGTTAAAAATTAG
- the mnmG gene encoding tRNA uridine-5-carboxymethylaminomethyl(34) synthesis enzyme MnmG produces MFSDVYDVIVVGAGHAGSEAAAAAANMGSKTLLVTMNLQNIAQMSCNPAMGGIAKGQIVREIDALGGYSGIVSDTSAIQFKMLNKSKGPAMWSPRVQSDRMRFAEDWRMLLEGTPNLDFYQEMVSGLLIEGDQVVGIKTSLGVEIKGKSVVLTNGTFLNGLIHIGDKNFGGGRAGEKAATGITEQLVDLGFESGRMKTGTPPRVDGRSLDYSKMTEQPGDENPEKFSYLDVTKPLTKQRSCHMTYTSELVHDLLREGFDRSPMFNGRIKSLGPRYCPSIEDKINRFADKDRHQLFIEPEGWNTCEVYVNGFSTSLPEDVQFKALRAVAGFENVKFFRPGYAIEYDYFPPTQLKHTLETKLINGLYFAGQINGTTGYEEAASQGLMAGINASLKVQERDPFMLNRDEAYIGVLIDDLITKGTEEPYRMFTSRAEYRTLLRQDNADLRLTPKGFELGLASEKRLKRMEEKHEAAEKFVSFFEETSVKPEVINPILESKDSAPVNQSGKIFKIFARPNVEMSDMRKIESVENYIQENNLDAEIIEQAEIQVKYSGYIAKEKNNADKLSRLEYVKIPENFDYSQIKSMSFEAREKLKKIQPRTVSQASRISGVSPNDISVLLVYMGR; encoded by the coding sequence ATGTTTAGTGATGTATATGATGTTATAGTTGTTGGTGCTGGTCATGCTGGTAGCGAAGCTGCGGCGGCAGCGGCCAACATGGGAAGTAAAACATTACTTGTTACAATGAACCTGCAAAACATCGCACAGATGTCTTGTAATCCTGCTATGGGAGGTATTGCTAAGGGGCAAATTGTACGTGAGATTGATGCACTTGGTGGGTATAGTGGAATTGTTTCTGATACCTCTGCTATTCAATTTAAAATGCTTAATAAATCTAAGGGGCCTGCTATGTGGAGTCCGAGGGTGCAGAGTGATCGTATGCGTTTCGCTGAAGACTGGCGCATGCTTTTAGAAGGGACTCCTAATTTAGATTTTTACCAGGAAATGGTTTCCGGTTTATTGATAGAAGGTGATCAGGTTGTCGGTATTAAAACTTCACTTGGTGTTGAGATAAAAGGTAAGTCGGTTGTTTTAACTAACGGAACGTTCTTGAATGGTTTAATTCATATTGGTGATAAAAATTTTGGTGGAGGTAGAGCAGGTGAAAAGGCTGCGACGGGAATTACAGAACAGTTGGTTGATTTAGGTTTTGAGTCTGGAAGGATGAAAACAGGAACACCTCCTCGTGTGGATGGCCGTTCTTTAGATTATTCTAAAATGACTGAGCAACCAGGAGATGAAAACCCTGAAAAGTTTTCTTATTTAGACGTCACAAAACCGTTAACAAAACAGCGTTCTTGTCATATGACTTACACCAGTGAGTTGGTTCATGATTTACTTCGAGAAGGCTTCGATAGATCGCCAATGTTTAATGGTAGAATCAAAAGTTTAGGCCCGCGTTATTGTCCTTCTATTGAAGATAAAATTAATCGTTTTGCTGATAAAGACCGTCATCAATTATTTATCGAACCGGAAGGATGGAATACATGTGAAGTGTATGTAAATGGATTTTCAACTTCGCTTCCAGAAGATGTTCAATTTAAAGCATTGCGTGCGGTTGCTGGTTTTGAAAATGTAAAATTCTTTAGACCTGGTTATGCTATCGAATACGATTATTTTCCGCCAACACAGTTAAAGCATACTTTAGAAACCAAACTAATTAATGGACTTTATTTTGCTGGTCAGATTAATGGAACAACTGGTTATGAAGAAGCGGCTTCACAAGGATTAATGGCAGGTATAAATGCAAGCTTAAAAGTTCAGGAGCGCGACCCGTTTATGCTTAACAGAGATGAAGCTTATATAGGTGTTTTAATTGATGATTTAATTACAAAAGGAACCGAAGAGCCATATCGTATGTTTACATCGCGTGCAGAGTATCGTACGTTGCTTAGACAGGATAATGCTGATTTAAGATTAACACCTAAAGGATTTGAATTAGGTTTGGCTTCTGAAAAACGTTTAAAACGTATGGAAGAAAAACATGAGGCGGCTGAAAAATTTGTTTCTTTTTTTGAGGAAACCAGTGTGAAACCTGAAGTAATAAATCCTATTCTTGAAAGTAAAGATTCAGCTCCGGTAAACCAGTCTGGAAAGATTTTTAAAATATTCGCTAGACCAAATGTGGAGATGAGTGATATGCGAAAAATTGAAAGTGTTGAAAATTATATTCAGGAAAATAATTTAGATGCTGAAATTATTGAGCAGGCCGAAATTCAGGTTAAGTATTCAGGATATATAGCTAAGGAAAAAAATAATGCTGATAAATTAAGTCGATTAGAATATGTAAAGATTCCAGAGAATTTTGATTATTCTCAAATTAAATCGATGAGTTTTGAAGCTCGTGAAAAATTGAAAAAGATTCAACCAAGAACAGTGTCGCAGGCATCACGAATTAGTGGTGTTTCTCCAAACGATATTTCCGTTTTATTGGTTTATATGGGAAGATAA
- the ybeY gene encoding rRNA maturation RNase YbeY: MINFNYETDFNLDNEEELATWITGVISSEGYKLEEINYVFCDDDYLHKLNVEFLNHDTLTDIISFDYTVGKLIQGDIFISVERVADNAKDFNVEFNKELQRVIVHGVLHYCGYKDKSETEEVLMREKEDFYINQLD; encoded by the coding sequence ATGATTAATTTCAATTACGAAACCGATTTCAATTTAGACAATGAAGAAGAATTAGCTACCTGGATTACTGGTGTTATTTCAAGTGAAGGCTATAAGCTGGAAGAAATTAATTATGTCTTTTGTGATGATGACTACCTTCATAAATTGAATGTTGAATTTCTTAATCATGATACGTTAACTGATATCATTAGTTTTGATTATACTGTTGGTAAGTTGATACAGGGAGACATTTTTATTTCTGTGGAGCGCGTAGCAGATAATGCTAAGGATTTTAATGTTGAATTTAATAAGGAATTACAACGGGTAATTGTCCATGGCGTATTACATTATTGTGGGTATAAAGATAAGTCTGAAACAGAAGAGGTTCTAATGAGGGAGAAAGAAGATTTCTATATTAATCAACTTGATTAA
- a CDS encoding DUF4175 family protein → MTNFNNIQLKLEGFIKRYYYNELLKGAILFFAIGLLYFLGTLLVEYMLWLNTTARTILFWLFVFVEIGLLIKFIVWPLSKLVKLQKGINYEQASRIIGEHFPEVNDKLLNVLQLNKNSYKSDLLLASIEQKSVELSPIPFKLAINFKANIKYLKYAAIPVLILLAVFFTGNFNWFSDSYKRVVHYKTAYEPPAPFQFFVINDDLNALEDKDFKLLVRTSGSLTPENVQITYNDETYYLQQTGVGEFEYIFTKPKEQISFQLQANNVESKPYLLKLIEVPSLLDFQMVLDYPVYTNKEDEILRSTGNAVVPEGTKVSWKLKTKSTSQVHLYSKDTILFAENTDGEFETSKQVFNDFNYSLSTSNTQLSNYENLGFNIDVIKDAYPELNVKMQTDSLDLQTLYFYGQVSDDYGFSKLQMVYYPADDASNLKTLEMNVSNSNYDEFITSFPYNVDIQDGVAYELFFQVYDNDVVNHYKTVKSNTFSYRKRTVEEEKQKNLQEQKETIKDLNKSLKNFEEQEKQLEQLSNTQKEKETLNFNDKKKLESFLERQKQQDELMKNFNKKFKDNIENFPQDKKDDPFNEDLKKRLDENEEKLKQDEELLEELEKFKDKITKEQLANRLEELAKQNKNKKRSLEQLLELTKRFYVQQKLDKLKDDLMQMAIKQDDLSKQEREENTKENQDALNKEFQKFTEELENLQKESKGLKKPIDVPQDKLEENEIKKEQKNASKSLDQDQELQNSDQQSKDSKQNENMQNAQKSQKRAAEKMKKMSDQMQSSMQAGGGEQMQEDVDMLRQILDNLVLFSFDEEALMNQFKGIEEGHSKYAGYLKNQNNLREHFEHIDDSLFALSLRQPKLSEQVNKEITEVYYNVDKALNYFAEGQVYQGISNQQFTVTAANNLANFLSSVLDNMEEQLNMSQSSSGQGDMQLPDIIMSQEQLNEMMQEGMKQSEEGQPKDEEGQGEEKKSQGDNEGKDGKSGEEGEMNENGEGDSEELNGLLYEIYQRQQELRNALEERISKEGSNANSDRLIRSMEQIEMELLNKGFTNQTLQKMMNLKHQLLKLDNATFQQGEDNKRESETNNNTFNNTSNNQLPNAKQYFNTTEILNKQTLPLQPDYKKKVQVYFKQSND, encoded by the coding sequence GTGACGAATTTTAACAACATACAATTAAAGCTTGAAGGGTTTATAAAACGTTATTATTATAACGAATTACTAAAAGGCGCCATCTTGTTTTTTGCCATTGGATTACTCTATTTTTTAGGAACTTTATTGGTGGAATATATGTTATGGTTAAACACCACAGCACGAACTATTTTGTTTTGGTTGTTTGTATTTGTTGAGATAGGTTTGTTGATTAAGTTTATTGTCTGGCCTTTGTCGAAGCTTGTAAAACTTCAAAAAGGTATTAACTATGAGCAGGCATCAAGAATTATAGGAGAACATTTTCCAGAAGTTAATGATAAGTTATTAAATGTACTTCAGCTAAATAAAAATTCCTATAAGAGTGATTTACTCTTAGCAAGTATAGAACAGAAGTCTGTTGAGCTTTCACCAATACCTTTTAAGTTAGCTATTAATTTTAAGGCTAATATTAAGTATTTAAAATACGCAGCTATTCCTGTTTTAATTTTATTGGCTGTTTTCTTTACTGGAAATTTTAATTGGTTTAGTGATAGCTACAAACGAGTGGTGCATTATAAAACTGCTTATGAACCACCTGCGCCATTTCAGTTTTTTGTAATTAATGATGATTTAAATGCTTTGGAAGATAAGGATTTTAAATTGCTTGTTAGAACATCTGGAAGTCTAACACCAGAGAATGTTCAAATCACTTACAATGATGAAACTTATTATTTGCAGCAAACTGGAGTAGGGGAGTTTGAGTATATTTTTACTAAACCGAAAGAACAAATTTCGTTTCAATTACAAGCTAATAATGTTGAATCTAAACCTTACCTATTGAAGCTTATTGAGGTGCCTTCCTTATTAGATTTTCAAATGGTGTTAGATTATCCGGTGTATACTAATAAAGAGGATGAAATTTTAAGAAGTACAGGAAATGCCGTTGTGCCTGAAGGGACCAAAGTAAGCTGGAAATTGAAAACGAAATCAACCTCACAGGTTCATTTGTATTCTAAAGATACCATTTTGTTTGCGGAAAATACCGATGGTGAATTTGAAACTTCGAAGCAGGTTTTTAATGATTTTAATTATAGTTTAAGTACTAGTAATACTCAGTTATCAAACTATGAAAATTTAGGTTTTAATATTGATGTTATTAAGGATGCCTATCCTGAGTTGAATGTTAAAATGCAAACAGATAGTTTGGATTTACAAACCTTATATTTTTATGGTCAGGTTAGCGATGATTACGGATTTAGCAAATTGCAAATGGTTTATTATCCGGCTGATGATGCTTCAAATTTGAAAACTTTAGAAATGAATGTTTCTAATTCAAATTATGATGAATTTATTACATCGTTTCCGTATAATGTTGATATTCAGGATGGTGTAGCTTATGAGTTGTTTTTTCAAGTGTATGATAATGATGTAGTTAACCATTATAAAACTGTTAAATCCAATACGTTTAGTTATAGAAAGCGTACTGTTGAGGAGGAAAAACAAAAAAATCTTCAGGAACAGAAGGAAACCATTAAAGATTTAAATAAATCTCTAAAGAATTTTGAGGAACAGGAAAAGCAACTGGAGCAATTATCCAATACTCAAAAAGAAAAGGAGACTTTAAATTTTAATGATAAAAAGAAATTGGAGTCTTTTCTGGAACGTCAAAAACAACAAGATGAATTGATGAAAAATTTCAATAAAAAATTTAAAGATAATATTGAAAATTTTCCTCAGGATAAAAAGGATGACCCGTTTAATGAAGATTTAAAAAAACGTCTTGATGAAAATGAAGAGAAGTTAAAACAGGATGAAGAATTGCTTGAAGAATTAGAGAAATTTAAAGACAAAATTACCAAAGAGCAATTGGCAAATCGTCTTGAAGAATTAGCGAAACAAAACAAAAATAAAAAACGAAGTTTAGAGCAGTTGCTTGAATTGACTAAACGTTTTTATGTGCAACAAAAGCTTGATAAGTTGAAAGATGATTTAATGCAAATGGCCATTAAGCAAGATGATCTTTCTAAACAAGAACGTGAAGAAAATACAAAGGAAAATCAGGATGCTCTCAATAAGGAATTTCAAAAATTCACGGAAGAATTAGAAAATTTACAAAAGGAAAGTAAAGGGTTAAAAAAGCCTATTGATGTGCCGCAGGATAAACTTGAGGAAAATGAAATTAAGAAGGAACAGAAAAATGCTTCCAAGTCTTTAGATCAAGATCAGGAGCTGCAAAATTCTGATCAGCAGTCGAAGGATTCAAAACAAAATGAAAACATGCAGAACGCTCAAAAGAGTCAAAAAAGGGCTGCTGAGAAAATGAAAAAAATGAGTGATCAAATGCAGTCTTCAATGCAAGCCGGTGGGGGTGAACAAATGCAGGAAGACGTTGATATGTTACGTCAGATTTTGGATAATTTGGTGTTGTTTTCATTTGATGAAGAAGCGTTAATGAATCAGTTCAAAGGCATAGAGGAAGGACATAGTAAGTATGCTGGGTATTTAAAGAATCAAAACAATTTAAGAGAGCATTTTGAGCATATCGATGATAGCTTATTCGCTTTGTCGTTACGTCAACCTAAGTTATCTGAGCAGGTAAATAAGGAGATTACGGAAGTATATTATAACGTTGATAAAGCTCTAAATTATTTTGCTGAGGGGCAGGTTTATCAGGGTATTTCTAATCAGCAGTTCACAGTTACCGCCGCGAATAATTTAGCCAATTTTTTAAGTTCGGTTCTTGACAATATGGAAGAGCAGTTGAATATGTCGCAAAGTTCAAGTGGTCAAGGGGATATGCAGTTGCCTGATATTATTATGAGTCAGGAGCAGTTAAATGAAATGATGCAGGAGGGGATGAAACAAAGTGAAGAAGGTCAACCAAAAGATGAAGAAGGACAAGGAGAGGAGAAGAAGAGTCAAGGAGACAATGAAGGTAAAGATGGTAAGTCAGGTGAAGAAGGGGAAATGAATGAAAATGGAGAGGGGGATTCTGAGGAGCTTAACGGATTATTGTATGAGATTTATCAGCGCCAACAAGAGCTTAGAAATGCGCTTGAGGAGCGTATTTCCAAAGAGGGGAGCAATGCCAATTCAGATCGTTTGATACGTTCTATGGAGCAGATAGAAATGGAATTATTAAACAAGGGATTCACAAATCAAACCCTTCAAAAGATGATGAATTTGAAGCATCAATTATTAAAGTTGGACAATGCTACCTTTCAGCAAGGAGAGGATAACAAGCGTGAATCTGAAACAAATAATAACACATTTAATAATACGTCTAACAATCAATTACCAAATGCAAAGCAATATTTTAATACTACTGAAATATTGAATAAACAAACACTACCTTTGCAGCCGGATTATAAAAAGAAAGTTCAAGTTTATTTTAAGCAAAGCAATGATTAA